The genomic interval aaatttggtggaggttccatcatgctttggggctgtgtggccaatgccggcaccgggaatcttgttaaagttgagggtcacatggattccactcagtatcagcagattcttgagaataatgttcaagaatcagtgacgaagttgaagttacgccggggatggatatttcagcaagacaatgatccaaaacaccgctccaaatcctcaggcattcatgcagaggaacaattacaatgttctggaatggccatcccagtccccagacctgaatatcattgaacatctgtgggatgatttgaagcgggctgtccatgctcggcgaccatctaacttaactgaacttgaattgttttgtaaagaggaatggtccaaaataccttcatccaggatccaggagcggattaaaagctacaggaagcgactagaggctgttatctttgcaaaaggaggatctactaaatattaatgtcacttttctgttgaggtgcccatacttttgcactggtcaaattttggtttaatgcatattgcacattttctgttagtacaataaacctcatttcaatcctgaaatattactgtgtccatcagttattagatatatcaaactgaaatggctgctgcaaacaccaaaatatttagaactaaaaatgattaagattaataggggtgcccaaactttttcataggactgtataaccagtgtatatatatgaccagcgtatacatatgaccagtgtatatatataaccaATGTATATATATGACCAgcgtatacatatgaccagtgtatatatataaccagtgtatacatatgaccagcgtatacatatgaccagtatcaaatcaaatcaaaaaatgctttattagcacgtccgaataggtatttggcattgccaaagctagtaaagtgggcgggtggggggtgggggagttgggttgggtgggtggggggtatgggggggtggtttgggttataacagtccatggagtctcatcttcctcttcgttggtgaccgctatatggggggtggggttgaaggtgggggtggggtgggacgggtgtattgggataaatataacagtccgtggagtctcatcttcctcttgtttggtgacagctggacacgtattgggcagcgatctccacagtggcctcttcttctcccagtaggatgtagagtttcctcttctcgtctgcagatatgaagtctgggatgtgggcagagagtctttggtagtagacggccctcacagctgagtatttggtgcagtgtagcaggaagtgggtctcgtcttctagggccccctggtcacagtgctggcatagtctgttctcccgtggcttgtacgtctgcctgtatcgccccgtctctatctctaggttgtgggcgctcagtctgtaccggctcagggtctgtctgtgtttggggtggcgtattctctccaggtaggtggccatggtgtagtccctttgtagggattggtacacggtgagtttcttggagttatttatttcgtttctccattcttcaatgtaccgctctctgtttgcctctgtggtcgcctttattttggccttggttatcatctgttggtgtttttggtttggtggttggctgctgtttggttggtgagtgtctggtttgctcaggtggcttagccatgcttggtggtggtaggagtcggacttgctcacctggatgtgtgcctggaaagctagcgccctcttctgtatggtgagccatagggggagtctgcctagctctgccctgcaggccatgttggaggtgttgcgatggacatggagcaggtatttgcagaactccaggtggaagatctctgttgggctggaatcccactttgactggtctgggtaggtggctgggccccaaacctcactgccatagagaaggatcggggagatgactgcgtcaaatatcttcatccagaccctcaccggtggtttgaggtggtacagttgtcttctgatggcgtagaaggttctgcaggcttttgctttcagggtttctattgcggctttgaagcttcctgattggctgagctccagccccaggtaggtgtagctgttggttttctccagtgtggagccgttcagtgtgaattgtgaggtggtggaggctttattgtggcccttcttctggaataccatgattttggtcttcttctggttgatgggtagggcccatgtggtgctgaatttttccagcactgacaggctttcttggaggtctttctcggtgggggccaggagtaggaggtcatcggcgtatagcaggaacttcacctctcgattgttcagggtgaggcctggggttggtgaggtctccagggctgtagccagttcattgatatagatgttgaagtgcgttgggctcaggctacagccttgtctgacccctcgggcctgttggaagtatgctgtccttttcccattcaccttcacactgcatatgaccagtatatatatatgaccagtatatacatatgaccagtatatacatatgagcagtatatatatatgaccagtgtatacctatgaccagtatatacatatgagcagtatatacatatgagcagtatatacatatgagcagtatatacatatgaccagcCCCCCAGTAATGATGTGTTTCTCTGACATAATCGGCCGTTTccgccatgtgcagatgtgatacCACAGAGAGGTCACAGAGTGCAATGGCCTCATTACTGGCGGAGTCTCCTCCTCATACAGGCCACAGGGGGGCGCTCAGTATCACTCTGCActatgagcgctgctctggagccATGGTCTGACCAGGAGACCATCTATACTAGTGTGGGAGAGCCGGGTTACAGGGCCGGTCTGGCTACACGGACACAGTAATGGAGAGTTATCCAGAGCGGCACAGAAGGGGGCGGGGAGCAGCTGTCCATGGCAATCAATGGAGTCATCACATCTGGAAATTAATGAAGCTGactggttgtcatgggcaactgcTTGACATTTAAACGTGCCAATCCCCCGATACAGCGCCCCCCTCTGTACATGGCTGTGTATGACAGGCCGCGCCAAGCCTAAATGTTCAACCCCTCACATGCCGCAGTCAGGATTCAACTCATCCCATCTCATCCTACGTGACAATCTCCTATCATGGAAGCTGTGGCGCCCCCTAGGGTTATCAGGACTAGAAGACACCCCCAGGGCCTGAGCACTGCCCGCTGTCCTGACACCAGAGAGCAGCAGCTGTGCTGCAGGGCTGGAGCCTGACGTCACTTCCGGGAAGATGGCGGCGCCCATGGAGCGCACCACGCCGGTCTGATCTGCAGCCGACAACGGGAACTACTGGTAGCGTTACCATTACTGTACCTGGAGGAGTGAGGGGGCCGGTAAGTGTCCGTGCCGGGGCTCGTATACCGTGTATGTGACTAGTACTGCCTGCTGACGGCTTCCATATACACATCGTATTATTATCTCTTCTCCTGCCTGCTGACACCTTTCCTGTATATGACATATTTGTATCACGTCTCCTGCTTGCTGACGTCTTCCTTGTATATTATCACTGCTCCTGCCTGCTGACACCTTCCCTGTATATGTCATATTTATATCACTGCTCCTGCCTGCTGACACCTTCCCTGTATATGTCTTATTTATATCACTGCTCCTGCCTGCTGACGGCTTCCATATACACATCGTATTATTATCACTGCTCCTGCCTGCTGACACCTTCCCTGTATATGTCATATTTATATCACTGCTTCTGCCTGCTGACACCTTCCCTGTATATGTCATATTTATATCACTGCTCCTGCCTGCTGACACCTTTCCTGTATATGACATATTTGTATCACTTCTCCTGCTTGCTGACGTCTTCCTTGTATATTATCACTTCTCCTGCCTGCTGACACCTTCCCTGTATATGTCTTATTTATATCACTGCTCCTGCTTGCTGACGTCTTCCTTGTATATTATTACTGCTCCTGCCTGCTGACACCTTCCCTGTATATGTCATATTTGTATCACTTCTCCTGCTTGCTGACGTCTTCCTTGTATATTATCACTGCTCTTTCCTGCGGACAACTTCCCTGTATATGTCATATTGTTATTGTTATCACTTCTCCTGCCTGCTGACTTCCTCTCTGAATATAATATTATCATGATACTATtacagctcctgcctgctgaccTCTTCCTTATATATGAATATTGCTCCTGCCTGCTGACATCCTCCCTCTATACACCACATTGTTATTCCTGCTGCCTAGTACTAGTCTAGTTGTAGTCTGGCAGTAGCCGCAGTGCTATAGGGAGAGGATTGGTAGATGTATTGGTGCCCTATAGGACAGATTTGACCTTCTCTTGACTCTGCTCTTTCCCTTGTCTACATGATATATGACTTGTACTTATATTACAGAGACGTAGCAGAGCCGCTCACCCCTGTATACAAGATGGACGCCCCATCTAACATCAAGAGCGCCGGCATGAAGTTTGCGGAGCAGCAGATGCAGCGGCATGGCTGGACAGAAGGTAAAATCCAACCtgcatagcagagctgagtttgttgctGCATtcatattcattcattcatatcaTTGCACACGCAGGGATAGTCAGCTCAGCGTCATACATCTGTATTCTCAGACAGTGACATCTCTTTAGTCCGATATTCCAGCAGTCTGAGCCTGAACTGCAATGTAGAGGGGTATCCCGGATGTGGCCAGTAGAGGGCAGTGATTGGATatatgtcagggcatgctgggagttgtagttatatCAGCTGGGGAGCCATGGGCCGGCGACCACTGGTGTACGTGTATCTTACCTGCGTGTTCTGCTTCCTTTTAGGAAAAGGTCTCGGCAAAAATGAGGATGGGATGTCTGAAGCCATTAAAGTGAAAGTGAAGTGCGACTCGGCCGGGGTAAGGGGCAGGGCCAGGGGATCCTAACACCCAGCTTGTGGGGCCCCGTAAGATTTGTACTTGAAGGCTTGGAGTCCTTGTAAGAACTGCACCCTGATGGAGGGGAATCCCCATGAGGTTTGTACTTTAAACCTTGGGAATTCCTATAAGACTCATTCCATGATATTTGCAGGTCCCCATAAGATTTGTCCTCTGATGCCTGGGGGTCCCCATAAGATTTGTCCTCTGATGCCTGGGGGTCCCCATAAGATTTGTCCTCCGATGCCTGGGGGTCCCCATAAGATTTGTCCTCCGATGCCTGGGGGTCCCCATAAGATTTGTCCTCCGATGCCTGGGGGTCCCCATAAGATTTGTCCTCCGATGCCTGGGGGTCCCCATAAGATTTGTCCTCCGATGCCTGGGGGTCCCCATAAGATTTGTCCTCCGATGCCTGGGGGTCCCCATAAGATTTGTCCTCTGATGCCTGGGGGTCCCCATAAGATTTGTCCTCTGATGCCTGGGGGTCCCCATAAGATTTGTCCTCCGATGCCTGGGGGTCCCCATAAGATTTGTCCTCCGATGCCTGGGGGTCCCCATAAGATTTGTCCTCCGATGCCTGGGGGTCCCCATAAGATTTGTCCTCCGATGCCTGGGGGTCCCCATAAGATTTGTCCTCTGATGCCTGGGGGTCCCCATAAGATTTGTCCTCTGATGCCTGGGGGTCCCCATAAGATTTGTCCTCTGATGCCTGGGGGTCCCCATAAGATTTGTCCTCTGATGCCTGGGGGTTCCCATAAGATTTGTCCTCTGATGCCTGGGGGTCCCCATAACATTTGTACTTTATGACATTATATGAACCCTTTTCCAATGCTGGTTCTCGCCCTGTAGGTGGGACACAACCCCGCAGAGCAGTTCACCTTCCACTGGTGGGATCACGTGTTCAATAAAACCGCTTCAAGCATCTCAGTGGAGTCGAATCAGGTGAGTGGAGGGTCTTCTAAGGGGCAAACGTTGTGACATTTAGAGGGGAACAGCTCTCCATTGTGACCTTTACAGTCTGCGAAGACATCCTGGATCTGTGTGGTCAAGGTGCCACCACCTAAACCCCCTTGAACCAATGGGCAGCAGCACGTTCGTTCCTAGCGGTCATGGTAGGAGATACCAGGAGGCGCCATGTTGTCAGGCTCTCAGTAACTTTATTGTTCTGTCTTCAGGACGGTGTTACGGTGAAGAAGCTCTCAGAAGATGATGGGCCGGCTGTGTCCAGTAAGAAGCCTCGGAAGGCCATGCTGCACAGTAACATGCTGTACGGGCGCTTCATTAAGGTGATTGTTATATATGGGATTAATAATAACCCCAATACACAATGACCAGGGCCAATTATCTGCCCCAAGGGGCTCGGGGGACACTTTAAGATGGTGCTTGTTTCTAATAAAGTTTAAAGTGTCTCCATCTTTGGATCCAAGCCTGTAGTAAATTTGCTGCCCTTCTCCCTTATTAGGGTTGTTAGGACCCCCCTCCTGAGCCTAGTCAATAGAACAGAGGTGGGACGGACTTAAACAAGTCCCTCCTCCTTTTCTTACACTAGCCTGAAATGCGGAGCAAACGTTGATGGCCTCCTGCTTACAATCAGCAGGGTTCAGAATAAAGCTTTGAATGTGAATGGAGTATAAAACATAACCGTCATCCATAGTGCACGTAGACGTGCAAAGCTGGAGTTACCCTTTAAGCGGTTAAGCCTGATGCTGGTGTTTGTCACATGGTATTTGCAGTCGGCCACCTTGACATCTGGCGGGGAGAAGCCGGTGGAAGAGCCGTCGTCATCTTCAGACTCCAGCGACAGCAGCGAAGACGAGGACTCCAAGCTTGATCTATCATCTGCGACTAAGTACGTTGGTATCGCCGCAACCCAAATTGGGTATTTTGTGGGTGCAGTAAAAAATCTTCTATATAAACTCAATGACAGGACACACGCTCTGATTttctttcatttaaagggattttcccattgaaacctctttttttgtggataagacgtcggagtagtctttagaaaggctattcgtcacttacctttagacgtgatctccgccgcgccgttccttaggaatactggtttttaccggtatgtaaagtagttctctcacagcgatgggggtgggccccagcgctgaaaatgcaatgggggcgtccccactgctgctcgcgAACACGATCCcgagacgcctctatcttcggctggatcctccccttctctgtcgtcttcctcctgcgtcacctccgacggctgcgcagttggctttgccagtCAGACACCAACAGAGCCGGGGGCAAATGCtgtccggcggccatttttgggaggccgctcctgcattgaactacaagagcaagagcggcctcccaaaaatggccgccggtcggcatgcgcagtcggctctactagtgtgtcactggcagagccaactgcgcaggcgtcggaggtgatacaggaggaagatgacagagaaggggaggatccagctgaagatagaggcggcgcaggatcgtgttctcgagcagtagtggggacgcccccattgcattttcagcgctggggcccgcccccattgctgccagagaactaattttcataccgataaaaaccggtatttctaaggaatggcgcagcggagatcacgtctaaaggtaagagacgaatagcctttgtaaaggctactccgacgtcttatccacaaaaaaagaggtttcaatggtagaatccctttaacccttagaAGACTTTGGGTGTAGAATTTGGGACCTTCTTCAGATGCTCGACTGACACAGCTGCTTCGCTCTTCTTTTGTACTAACTTGTAAATTGTTTGTGCTTGACCAGGTTGTCGGACAAGGACCTCATGAAGATCTGCGGAGGCCGCACCGCTCACAAGTAGGTCCATGGGATGTTGAGTGGAGATGTTTCGGTGATATATTTGAAGCTGTCGGTAAAGAATCGGTCCATAGGTCAGCCACCATCTAAGGAGGGGTGAACAAGTTTCCTTACAAATGGTGGAACCTTTACTTACTTTGACTTGAGTCAGTAGAGTAAGGGCAAGTTCACTCATGATAGATATTTTTGAGGGATCAGCTATTTTAAGTGTATGTGGGTGGGGTAGGTTGAATATTGAAATCTTAATTTGTGGTAATACGCCATCATCGGTTGTCTGGCAGCGGTTTACTTGCGCCCCTTACCCATTGAGAATAGCATGGTTGGTATTAGTAGTAGAACAGCTGTGCACCAAAATAATGGACGTCGCAGGCGCTGAACCAGCAAGGTACTGTTGTGAGATGCGCATTCTGAGGTAAAACGTTAGTAAAATATATGGTAGGTGTAGACTGTGCTTTATAGGGATTCTACCATGAAAACTGCcgtgccgttcctcagaaataccgttttttacccgtatgcaaatgagttctcctacagcgatgagggcgtccccaccgctgccagagaagtgtctccaagcaccgcctccttcttcgtccaccgcgtcatcttcaatgtcttcttccggcgcaggcttgtaatTTCTAGCagagcaggcgcacaggccacgggaaaatggccgctaacaatactgtgcaagcggccattttcccgtggcctgtgcgcctgcgcagtctgctctgcccaaggtccgaggcctagaagttacaagcctacGACGGAaggagacattgaagatgacacggcggacgaagaaggaggtggcgcttggagacacttttctggtagcggtggggatgccttcatcgctgtttgagcgctggggcccgcccccatccctgcgggagaactcatttgcatatcggtaaaaaacggcatttctacggaacggcacagcgaagaccacgtctacaggtaagagacgaatagcctttctaaaggctattccgacgtcttatccacaaaaaaaaaaatgttttaatggtagaatccctttaaggataccaAGTCATTTGTTTTTACATCCCTCAATGTAAAATCTGTTGTTTCCTCAGAGGGGCGAGGCACGGGCTGACCATGAGCGCCAAACTCTCGAGAATTGAAGAGCAGGAAAGAGCGTTTATGGAAAAGTATGGCAAGAAGGAAACCAACCCACAAACGACCAAGCCATCTTCTGAGGTGCCGTCAGTGGAGGAGATGAAAGGTAACGATGGGAAGGTGCATAAAAAGAAAAAGCAGAGGCAAAGTAACGAAGAAGACGATCCCTCTGATGGCGAAATaccgaagaagaagaaaaagaagcacAAGAAGAGAGACTGTGAAGAAACGGTGGAAGACGTGCCCAGTGGTCGTGACCAAGACCCTGCTCCTTCTGTGGAGGTGGATACAAAGACctcaaagaagaagaagaagagtaaAGTTCTGGAAAACATAGAGATGGCCGAAGAAGATCACAAAAACGATTCTTCTGTAGAAGGTGAAACCACCAGACctgcaaagaagaaaaagaagaggaaaactGTAGAGAATGAAGAGTCCATGATAGTCAACGGCCATACAGAAGCAAAGGAGGAGCAAGAGGATGGAAATACAGAAGAGgaggcagggaagaagaagaagaaaaagaagaggagGACAGAAGATCACGAGGAGATGGTCATCACCGAAGAGACCATAGCAGGTCCTGAGGAGGAGCAGACGGGGAAACCCAAAAATAAGAGGAAGTGGTGTGAGGAAAATGGTATCAGTACAGAAGACACAGAAAATGGAAGAAGGAGAAAGAATAAACAGGGAGATAAGGAAGAGGAGCCCAATGAGGAAGACGACACAAATGccaccaagaagaagaagaaatcgaAACACAAGGACAGAAAAGACTGAGCAGAGTGGAGGGAGCCCGAGAGGAGATTTATGAAACGGTCtttttgcccatagcaaccaatcacagcacagcttttccCAGAGGAGAAAATGAAAgcagcgctgtgattggttgttatgggcgaCAGGCGGTTTTTCATGAATCTCGATGGTTTGTCACGTTTTTGTGGCAGAATCGGAAATGAATTGTTTTATTTTGGTCCAGACATGGACGGCGCTTGGTCGTCTACAGGACCTGCGTTTCTTTCCCAGGGCATTATGGGAAATCTCTCCAATGATGGAGACTGAGGCCACGTGTTCgctcctgaaatggttttcatatTCGCTAGAAAT from Leptodactylus fuscus isolate aLepFus1 chromosome 7, aLepFus1.hap2, whole genome shotgun sequence carries:
- the GPATCH4 gene encoding G patch domain-containing protein 4; protein product: MDAPSNIKSAGMKFAEQQMQRHGWTEGKGLGKNEDGMSEAIKVKVKCDSAGVGHNPAEQFTFHWWDHVFNKTASSISVESNQDGVTVKKLSEDDGPAVSSKKPRKAMLHSNMLYGRFIKSATLTSGGEKPVEEPSSSSDSSDSSEDEDSKLDLSSATKLSDKDLMKICGGRTAHKGARHGLTMSAKLSRIEEQERAFMEKYGKKETNPQTTKPSSEVPSVEEMKGNDGKVHKKKKQRQSNEEDDPSDGEIPKKKKKKHKKRDCEETVEDVPSGRDQDPAPSVEVDTKTSKKKKKSKVLENIEMAEEDHKNDSSVEGETTRPAKKKKKRKTVENEESMIVNGHTEAKEEQEDGNTEEEAGKKKKKKKRRTEDHEEMVITEETIAGPEEEQTGKPKNKRKWCEENGISTEDTENGRRRKNKQGDKEEEPNEEDDTNATKKKKKSKHKDRKD